TAGGGCAGAGATTGAAGATGTTTTACTTAGATGGGTGTGCTTGAATACTAATAAACGAAGCTCTCAATTTCAAATAGGTGGGGAGATTATATTGGAGTCTAGAAGATAGATTCAATTGGGAAAACTTTTGCGACTTTAACTACCTATCAATGTATATGTTGGCTTGAAAGAACCGACTCTGTTCTAAATTTAAACGATGAACAATGATTCTTAACTGTTAATGGCCTCCCCTAAACTCTAAAATGTTCTGTTGGGATCCATTCTCCATTCCTGCTTGTTTCTTGTGTCTTATCTACCTAATTTCTTTGAATAGGTTATTCCATTTTCAAGGGGAAGTGCATGGGAGCAACCTCCTCCAGATTTGGCATCATATTTATACAAGAATCGAATTGTTTACTTGGGCATGTCTCTTGTCCCTTCTGTCACGGAGTTGATACTTGCTGAATTTCTTTACCTTCAGTATGAGGATGAAGAAAAGCCTATATATCTCTACATTAACTCCACCGGAACAACAAAGGTTAACCatgctttaaaattttatgcgGATTAGCTTTGTTTGGATGTCTCATTTTCTCTAGCTTGAATTTTATGAccttggtttttttttcttttttcttttttcttttttcatttttaatggtCGTGATGAAGCAACTGGCACAGGCTTTTGTTGAGTTAATTACTTGCGCTAATCGTTTATAGTGATGAGACAGCATCAGGAGTAGGGAAAGTTGTATTCAATTTCCAGTTGCTGTTCTAATAGGAAAGCAGtgtttcagttttttttttcttgacaaAAAACAACACGCACAATGATGTGCTTCGATCTTTCATCCTCCCCTTCCTGTTTTCTACggtcttataaaaaatgcagCTTaccttttattaaagaaaatgtttgTCATCTTTAACTTGCGTGcagaaaaatgattattaacCTTGTGTCCTTTTCCATGTGATAGTAGATCATAATGAAATGCTTGTATTTTTCAGGGTGGTGAGAAATTGGGCTATGAGACTGAAGCATTTGCAGTCTATGATGTTATGAGGTTGTGATGTGaatctttttatataattggTCTGGTTTACGGATATTTAGAATCTCATTATTGCGCATTCAAGACTTTTCGAGGACCTAATGGAATATGTTTAATGTCCATCACTATTTTCCACTGCAGGTATATTAAGCCTCCTATATTCACATTATGCGTTGGTAATGCTTGGGGTGAAGCATCACTTCTTTTGTCAGCTGGTGCTAAGGGAAACCGTTCTGCATTGCCCTCATCAACAATAATGATGAAGCAGGTATTCTATATCAGAAACTTatgtctttgttttgttttctcccCTTATCTTCTATTCATTTCCTACCTTCACAAAGGTGTTTTTATCTTGCTTAGACTCGTTTCACTGCATTTAAGCTgatgtttttatatatttctgtGCAGTTCTAATCCTTTTCCCCCTCTTTCAATCTGCAGCCAATTGCAAGGTTTCAGGGTCAAGCAACAGACGTTGAGCTTGCTAGAAAAGAAATACGAAATGTGAAGGTAGAGCTGGTAAGATCATGGCTCAAACTTGTATACTGGATTTCCTTCTCTACATTGTTATACTCTATTTTTGTCCTCGTGAAATGAGCAGTATGGATGTGCATTTGTTATTGTAGAATCGGGTTCTCAATTGGccgttattattattattattatttggttaaGAAACCAAAATCATGTACAAAATAAGGACAAGGGTTATAGAAAGGGGAAGGACTTGGGCTAGTGACAAAAATGCCTATCAAAAGAGGCATGTAGAAGTGGCTAAAAAGTTAGTTCTAGGCACTGGCAACAACATAAAGGAAGGGGTCCATGTAGCTGTTGTGCCTGCCCCCTTCTTAGTCAATGGGGCAGTAAGTTCGGCTTCCACTAGAAAATAAAGAATCCACTTCAGATAAACCACTCCGCTAGGCAACGTGTGGAATAGCCGAGAGCGAACCTTTTTGCATATATAATCCAAGTCGAGAGTGGAGTTACGCCCCCTTCTTAGTCTATGGGGCAGCAGGTTCGGCATCCActagaaaagagagaatccaCTTCAGATAACCACGTCTCAGGTAGGCAGCATGTGGAATAGCAGAGAGTGGACCTTTTTGGATATATAATTCAAGTTGAGAGTGGAGTTACAGAAACAGTCGTCCAATGAAAAACAACTTCTATTTGTGTTATAGGGTTGTTTCTGGAAAGTTGAAAAGTTACATTGTTCCCTCTAAACAAGTGTAGGTAAATGAACTTGTAGTTATTTACATTTTAACATTGATATTGAAGGTTAAGCTTTATGCGAAGCATATCGGAAAGTCGCCTGAGGAGATCGAAGCTGATATCAGGCGGCCAAAATATTTTAGTCCCAGCGAAGCAGTTGAATATGGTATCATAGATAAGGTACCTGAACTGCACAGTGGTTACTAATTCATCATATGTTATTGAGATTCGTTTTAAATTGCATATCATTGACTTTCACCAGGTGATATACAATGAAAGAAGCACCGAAGACCGGGGGGTTGTATCTGACCTGAAAAAAGCACaattgatttagaaaaatggATTGCTCATTACAAGGAATACCAAGGTAATAAAGTTCAATTACAAATCATAGAGAGATATTCCAGAAATTGCCTTGATTCATGATTATGCATTGCTTATTATGCTTGCCATGAACACCGAGGGTATTAACTCTTGTTTAAGCACTTAGAAAGACGTTCCAAACCGCGTCCTTATAAGCTAAGCTATACCAGTTAAAGGACATAAACAACCACCCTTCCCTGTTCTTGTTTTCTGttgtaaaaattataaaaatcttCATCTGGGAGATTCAAAGTAATCTAATAGTTTGCTCCTACTGTCTCAGATTGAAGTTTGGACAAATAGTGGGATCTGAGAAGTGAACTGAAATCTGGAATCCTGAATTTGTTGCGCTGAGGAAGTTTCTGAATTATAGTACTTCTGTAGAACAATGctacaaaaaggaaaactgATGAGCATATATTGATGTTGCTCAATCTTCAACCAAGAAATTCTTACCTTTTATTTGCTCATCTGTTGAATCTTAAAGATTTGGTAATGTGCAGTGCAAGTTCTTCCATCTTTCTCGTATTGAGGAAAAATGCTTTCGAAGCTTCATTTGCATTGACTGAATTTAATTGATGTGCGAATAAGAATTAGTAAAATAAATGTCTGTCATTGCTGCAGGATGAAGTTTCATGGAGTGGAACGCGgtatttatggttttttttattttttttattttttttttttttataattattgtattccactttaaaattgaataggattaaaattgaataggattaaaattcaatggaatatcatttatttttaaagtgaattatagcattaaaatttatctttAGATGAACAAGGTTCTAAATATCAAGATGGAAGGAAAATTGAGTTCATATCTGTAATCAATAAAttcacacatatatatatatacacacacatatatatatatatatatatatatacacacacatatatatacgcgcacacatatatatacgcgcacacatatatatacacatatatatatacatatatatacatatatatatacatatatatacatatatatacacatatatacacatatatacacatatatatacacatatatacacatatatacacatatatacacatatatatacacatatatatatatgtatatgtatatatatatatatatatatatatgaatatgtaaacattaattaaaattttaatatcaatcGTACTATATTAgattattagattttattatatatatatatatatataaattttgaatttattagaatattttatatattttttaaaacaaattatactaaaaataagaaattttcattaaaaatgatttgaaaggATTATTTTTATCTCGCCTCAattccaataaaataaatggagaattcAGTAGAGATGGAAAACTCATCTATGTGCATGAAATTTATCGGTTTTGAACCATTTTTAGGACTTTCGGCTTtgcaatatttttattatgtatgTACGCATATTCAACTTCAATAGAAATTTACTTCCCGCTCACATTtcaaaaattctttttttcttttttggagtgttattttatttatatactttaGAACTATCATCCCAAACTCTTTCTTTGTTTGGAGACTCTTTTcaaggagtttttttttttttttttaatttggatgggttatttttttaatgcgacagtacaaaataatttaattgtttttttgaaaattagagTTTGGCAACTTGaatattctcaatttttaGCTTTAAAACGACGTGAAAATAGTctttgaaacaaataaaatagagtCGCCCACCGTGGGgctcgaacccacgaccacaaggttaagagccttgcgctctaccaactgagctagacggGCTAATTGATaacttataaaattaaaacatatatataaataaaaataaataaattgaaaaatatgacacatttttaacattttaaataaaatttgataagtAAAATGGTGctgttaagaaaaatattttcatttaaaattttatcataaaataaaataaagtaaaaatgtcTTATACTACCTATGCGCTACGAATTTAAATGTATAGTAacttatactaacctatagtttacaaaattaaatgcaaacTACTTATGCATGTGTCGTGGTCTCCTAAGTTGCGATGTCACCGTCAACCGTAAATGGGAGCCTTGTCTTTACCTGGAAAATAAGAATAACACGTAgattgagtattttaagaaatacttagtaagtgacctcACTATTGGGTTAGATGCAAGCACATACAATCATGAGTAAGACTTATCATTTCAGTCTTTATTCTCTGGATGTATATTTACTATTCTAGACGCGGCTCGTACGTGCGAATATGAATCCACCCGTCGATTCACACACCTCCTGGGCCCCTTTCTTGGTTGGGATAACATTCTCTAGAGTTGTTGTCAGATGCCCGGAAGGAATAATGATTGTcgcagcattatgataaacataatgatcgttatTATGCCTCGTAACGCACGTGTTCGTACTGTCATAAAAAGAGGGTATTCCCAGATGCATGAATACAatgatgcatgaggtcccaacattttttttcgttATCATGCAGAATAccccttttgtttttctttatatcatatcatttttatcataaCCTTCCATACATATATCGGGGCGGTGCATCATACCAAAATGTCATAtcacatatcattcataacatacatCTCATCATGTCAAACCTGTGTCATGTCATAAACATATCGTGTCTtctaacatatcatatcataaatcataatcacaaaatatataagataATAAACATTTGTTGAATTTTATCAGTAAGCCCGTCTAgttcagttggtagagcgcaaggctcttaaccttgtggtcgtgggttcgaacCCCACGGTGGgcgattttgtttttcttgtttttattttttgttttttttgtttttttttgttttgttttttttttgttttttttttgttttttttattttttttatttttttatttattattattattattattttaaaagaatattagtagtttaatttggttattaatagcacttctttatttttatttttaaaaataaaatgagtagatattactttaatttggttattaatagtacttttttattgttatacCTTATTCTTTGTAAACCAAAAAGTTTCACATTCcctaatttaggaaataatcatgggtttacaaacaaaaaatacattggtacgaggccttttgtgtaagcccaaaacaaagccataaGAGTTTACCCTCAacgtggacaatatcataccattttggagTGTCATCCCTTAAATTAGCATGTCGAAGGCGTAGCTAGAAGTAACTAAactgtcgaacaaatggtgtactttgttagCTCTCTCTCACGCTTTAATATCATTGCTTGCCTCTCTCATCTCTCATACATACTATCGAGAGTATAATATTGATGCCCATATgcctaaatatatttttttaaaagtaacttTATAACACATTAGCTAACATTTATACACTAAATTTAAGTTGTAAACtcaatatcatataataaatgtttatcGTACGCTACTTTTAGCGTTTACTAAGAGTAATGtataattgtaaaaaaaaaaaattattattattaaattgaatcttttaaaataatgaggataaattaaaaaaaaaatacataacattaataactaaaacatATGTTTAACATTTCAAGgtaattctttaaaaataataagggtactaacaaaaaaaaaaaaaaaaaaaaaaaaaaaaaaaaaaaaaaaaaaaaaaaaaaaaaaNtaccaactgagctagacgggcttattgataaaatttaagaaaacatatatataatgacTACAAACAAgcttcatttattgttatttggttacaaaatttagaaagatTCTTCTTTCTCGATGGTGATCggtgatattttattaatgttttaaagACTTAAAGGTTATATTTACGTAATGACTaattatggtatgtatacgtATTGGCTAATTATAGTCCTAAGATAAGAAATTGTATTGCATATTTAGCCAAGTGATAAATTTGTTTACAATGGTACGATTTAAGTTgcatgtttaattaattttaattaattaattgattgatatTTTGATCCTAACAAACTACTCTTAATTGTTAaccattttcaatattttaaactgtgttgggaataacgattttAACCACTTTTCAATCACTTAAATCAGAGCTAAGAAAAAATTACAGTCGAGACAACATATCTGATGATATGGCAGCTAAATCAAAATGATATACAAATCAAAGTATCACACTTATAATTTTGGAAGAGTAACcagagtttttcttattattatatttttaaataaaattatttatacgtaatataaatttgaatctaaccttAGTCAcgttagtttttattattactatattattttttaaaatttgagtggTTACTCAcgtaatttttattgttactattttattatatttatagtaatttttattgttactattttattatatttataataaattttaaaatttgaatttaaccgttatattactttttattactattatattattatatttataataaattttgaatttgtcaCGGTTACTCACAtctgttttattatttttatattatattattatattaaaaaataataataataaaaaatttgaaaattttgttattatttacttttaatctccaccttTCGTTTCACTTCTAACGCAATCCAACTGTCAATATTAATTCTTACTTTTTGGCACATTTCATGTCTATTTAAACCCATCAACTTTCCCATATTTCAAACACATAACTTCTATCAtt
This portion of the Cucurbita pepo subsp. pepo cultivar mu-cu-16 chromosome LG08, ASM280686v2, whole genome shotgun sequence genome encodes:
- the LOC111801037 gene encoding ATP-dependent Clp protease proteolytic subunit-related protein 4, chloroplastic, producing the protein MEVATTASTFSLSKRISPLTASSHHRKSSRTMSFSPSSLRTKPLSTNFLVPFVGGSVSGDFSGVKLRPSSLNPDSFRGSKGKRGVVTMVIPFSRGSAWEQPPPDLASYLYKNRIVYLGMSLVPSVTELILAEFLYLQYEDEEKPIYLYINSTGTTKGGEKLGYETEAFAVYDVMRYIKPPIFTLCVGNAWGEASLLLSAGAKGNRSALPSSTIMMKQPIARFQGQATDVELARKEIRNVKVELVKLYAKHIGKSPEEIEADIRRPKYFSPSEAVEYGIIDKVIYNERSTEDRGVVSDLKKAQLI